The genomic stretch CGCATGACCTGCCGGCGCTCCTCGAGGACACGACGCTCGTCCTCGTCCTGGGCCGCCTCGGCCAGCGCGCCGAGCGTCGGGGTCGGTGTCAGCCTCATCTCGGCGGCCACAGCGGCGACCAGTTGTTCGCGACGACGACTGATGACGTCGAGACCCTTCACGGCCTCCTCGAACTCGGCGTTGTTGCGGGCCAGCAGCCGGGGCTTGCCGGCCAGCAACACCAGCTGCTCCTGCTCGAGCCTGAACGCGAGGTGTTCAAGAGCTTCGCTCTCTTCGAACAGACAGACGACGAGGGCGTTCAATCCCATTTCGGAGCTATCGGCGGGATCCGCCTCGGGGTGAAGGACTCGGCGCCGAAACTTCGAGCTCACCGAGCGTGAGCGTGCGCTTGCCGCTGAGGGTCACCGGACGCGTGCCGCCGGGGGTCACTGCACGACGAAGCTCGTGAAGTACACGGCGCTCACCTGTTCGGCGGCGCCGTCGACCTCCGGTGCGATGCCCTGGCACAGCTTCAGGATCTGCGCCTTGACCGATGTGCGCCCCCCCGGGGCGAGCAGCTGGTCGTAGGTCTGCGCCCCGAGGACCGTGATGGCGGCGTCGTCGAAGCGGGGGACGTCGGTGGACGTCGTCTTCGCCGCCAGTGTCGTGAGCTGCAGGGAGATCGAGGCTTGCACGAGGTGGCCGTCCGACATGTTCACCGTGAGCTGGTCCAGGGGGAGGATGGTCCCCGCGGGCACGGCCTGCCCTGGCTTGTAGTGCGGCTTGAGCAGCATCGACTTGGCCTCGAACCCGACCACGAGCAGGACCACGAGGATGATGATCAGCTTCTTCTTGCTCTTCTTGGGCTTGCCGTCCTTGCCGTCTTTGTCGGCGCCCTTGTCGGCGCCCTTGTCGGCGGCGTTCTCGGCATCCGCCGGGAGCGTGGCACGCGTGCCCTGATCTGCGGCCATGGCGCTCATGGTTGGTCTGCCCCTGCGGTCAGGATGACGATGTCGATCCGGCGGTTGAGGGCACGATCGGCCGGGGTGTCGTTGGGCATCAGGGGATGGGTGTCGCCGAACCCCGTCGCCGCCAGGCGGTTCGGGTCGATGCCGTCCTGCCGCGAGAGCCGGGTGGCGACGCTGGCCGCCCGCACCGCGCTGAGCTCTTCGTTCGAGCTGTAGGGACCACCCGTGATGGGCTGGTTGTCGGTGTAGCCCTCCACCTCGATGCCATTGGGGACGCTGCGAAGAACCGACGCCACGGCGTCGATCACCGACTGGCCCTCGGGCTCGAGGTTCCCCGAGTCGCTGGCGAAGAACACCTTGTCGGTCAGGACCTGCACGACCAGGCCTCGGGTCGAGAGCGAGGTCGTGAGCACTCCCTGCAGGCCCTTGGCGTTCGACGCCTTCTGGACCTGCTGACCGATCGACTGGAGCTGGGACTCCTGGGAGGCGGACAACGAGGCCTTCGCCGCGGCGGTCGGCTGCTTCGCGGGCGTGGTGATGCTCGGGTGCTGCTGGACCTGCCGGGGGCCGGCGGTGGGCGTCAGGCTGTCGTACTGCTCCACACCGTTGCTCGACGGGAGGACTCCGGGATTGGGGGAGAAGCTCTGCTTGAACCCGAGGGCCAGGGCCTCGAACTTCTTGGAGTTGATGGTGCTCACGGCGAAGAGCACGATGAACAGGGCGAGCAGCAGCGTGATCATGTCGGCATACGTCAGCAGCCAGCGCTCCGAATTCTCGACCTCCTCGGCCTCGGCCTCGGCGGCCAGGCGCCGTCTCACGCCGCCTCCCTCGACGATCGGGGGCTGGAGCTGCGCTCCTCCGCGGCCAGGAACGACTGCAGGCGCGCCTGGATGAGCCTCGGGCTGCTGCCGGCCTGGATCGCCAGCAGGCCTTCGAGGACCATGCGCTTGTGGTGGACTTCGATCTCGGACGCGCGCTTGAGCTTGTTGGACACCGGCAGCCAGAGCAGGTTGGCGGCGAGGACGCCCCAGAGCGTGGCGGTGAAGGCCGACCCGATGGCCGGACCGATGACGTTCGGGTTCGACAGGTTGGCGAGCACGTGGATCAGGCCGATGACCGTGCCGATGATCCCGAGCGTCGGGGAGAAGCCGCCCATGTCGCCGAAGAACTTGGCGCCCATCCGGTGGCGCTCCTTCAGGGCGATGATCTCGCCCTCCAGGATCTCCTGGATCTCCTCGGGGTCCACACCGTCGGCGGTCATCTCGAGGCCGCGGCGGAAGAAGGGGTCCTCGACGCCCTCCGAAGCCTTGTCGAGCGCCAGGAGCCCGTCGCGGCGCGCCAGTTCGGCCAAGCTCACGAGCTTGCCGATCTCGTCGTTGGGGTCGTCCTCAGGAACGCCGAGGGCGGCCTTGATCACGTTCTTGATCTTCTTGACGTCGGTCTTCATGAAACCGGCGGCGGCGGCGGCGAAGGTGCCCCCGAAGACCAGGATGATCGGCGCCGGTTTGAACAGCAGCGTGGGGCTCGATCCGTCGACGATCATCGAGAGGAAGACCGCGGCGAGGGCACCCCCCACGGCGATCGGCGTCATCCGGTCCAGCTTCATCGCTCCGCGCCCCTCGGCTCATGGGTGCCCTGGTCGCAGGTGTCCTTGGCACCGGTGCGGCTGTCGGCACCTCCTCTGAGGACGCGGAGATGGGTGACGCACGCGACCTCTGACGGTTCGGCCATCCTGACGGCGAGCGCGAGCGTCGAAGCGCGAAACGCCCGGAACCTCTCGATGACCTCGTCCATGGACTCTCCGACGACGTGCTTGGCGCCGCTGGTCAGCGTGATGACGGTGTCCGGGGTCTCCTCGATCCGCTCGATCAGGTCAGGGTTGATCGCGATTCGCTCGCCGCCGTGAAAGCGCGCGAGGTAGATCATCGGTCCTCCAATGGTCGAGAGCCGGCGGTGAGGGCCGGCTCACTCCGGTGCCCCGCGACATCGCGAGGCGGCCCGGCAGGCTCAGTTCGAACTCGACGCGGCTCGAGGTCGGGACCTCCCCCCGGGGACGATTGCTCGTCCCCGGGGGTCGGGTCCCTGAGCCGACTAGCCGAGGAGCTTCAGGACCATGCCCGACGTCTGCTGGGCCTGGCTCAACATGGCCACACCAGACTGCATCAGGATCTGGTCCGTCGTGAACTGGGTCGTCTCCTGGGCGAAGTTCACGTCGACCAACCCCGAGTAGGCAGCCTGCAGGTTCTGCTGGCCGACTGTCAGGTTGGCCACGACCACCGACAGCTGGTTCTGGGTGGCGCCGACGTTGGCTTCCACCGAGGCAACCGTGCTGATGGCCGACTGGACCGCCGTGATGGCCGCCTGGGCGCTCGCCTGCGAGCCGACGCTGACCACTGACGCCGAAACACCGAGCGCGCCGGTGGTGGCGGCACCGATCGTCAGCGTGAGCTCCTGGTTGGAGTTGTTGAACGCACCCACCTGCAGGCTCTGGTTCGAGAAGGTGCCGTCGAGCAGGGCCTTCGTCCCGTAGGACGTGGTGGTGGCGATCTGGTCGATCTGGTTCTGCAGAGCCGCGAACTCCTGCTCGTTGGCGTTCAGCGACCCGGTGTCGTTGGTGGCACCGTTGGCCGAGCTCAGCGCGAGCTGGTTCATCGTCTGCAGGATCGAGGTGATCTGGTTCAGGGCACCGCTCGCCGTCTGGATCAGCGACACACCCGCCTGCGCGTTGGAGATCGCCTGCGAGAAGCCGTTGGACTGCGACTGCAGGCCCTCGGCCACGACGTAGCCGGCAGGGTTGTCGGCAGCGGTTTGGATCTGGAGACCGGAAGACAGCTCCGAGATCGCCTTGGTCATCGCCTGGTCGGTCTGATTCAGGTTGTTGTACGCGTTGATCGCCGACTCGTTCGTGTTGACAACGAGGGAAGACATCCGTTTCCTCCTTGGGTTTCAAGCTCCATCCGTGGAGCTCTTTGGCATGTGCGACCCCCCGGTCCGATGTGGGCCGGTTGGGACGACACCATTCTTCGGCCCGAGGGCACGAATACTTGAGGAGATTCCCTGAGCCCCCGTGGGGAGATCCCCCGGCCTCGCCGACCCCTGGTCGGGCCACCCCGGACGGCACGTCCGAGGCGCGCGTCGCGGTGGCGTCGTCGCGCCTGGCGGGGCATCGCCGACCGCTCAAGACAATTCCCGATCCGGCCGAAGACTAGGTCGGTCGAGCCGGTGGTGCGCCGGCGCACAAGCGCGAAAGGGGGTGACGGCGCATGACGGTTGTGCCCACCTCGAGCAGCGTGCCCCCCGTCGTCTCCTTCGGCCTGGTGTCGGGGCTCAACACCCAGCAGATCATCCAGGCCGAGCTCCAGCCGTTCCAGCAGCCCGAGCAGGACCTCCAGGGCCAGCAGACGACCCTCAACACCAACGTCGCGGAGTACCAGCAGATCAACAGCGACCTCATGGCACTGCAGACCCAGGCGAGGAACTTGTCCACCGCCGCCGGCTGGAACGCCCGCCAGGCGACCTCCTCCGACACGGGCATCGCCACGGCGACAGCCACGCCGGGGACGCCGACCGGCTCGCTGCAGTTCGTCGTCCAGCAATTGGCGAGCGCCAGCTCCGTCGTCTCCACCGGCACGGTCGCCTCGACGACGCAGATCGTGGACACCCAGCCGTCGTTGCTGGTGGCCCAGGGAGGTGGGCTCGGGTTCGCCAGCCTGGTGGCCGGCGCGGGGCTCACGCTCGGATCGCACACCGTGGACGTCACGCAGTCGTCCCAGGCGGCGTCGGCCACCGGCACCGTCTCCCTCGGCTCGCAGTCCGCAGGCATCGCCGTCACCACCGGGTCCAACGACACGCTGGCCGTCACGGTCGACGGCACGGCGTACAACCTCACGATCGCCCCCAACCCCACCGGCGGCTACAGCGGCAGCGGGCTGCTCGGCGCCCTGCAGAGCGCCATCACCGCGGCGGGCGCGTCCGGCGTCCTGCAGGCCGGCTACGACTCCAGCGGGCACCTGATCCTCTCCACCGTGGACCAGGGCTCCAGCCAGAGCCTGCAGGTGACCGGGGGCACCGCCCTCGCCACCCTCGGCCTGTCGGCCATGGGCAGCGCCGCCGTCGGCGTCGACGGCGTGGTCAGTGTCGACGGCACCGCCAACGTGCTGAGCACCGTGACCCCCGGTGGCGCCGTGACCCTCAACGGCGCCAACGGTGCCCAGGTCACGGGCACGATCGTGGCGGGATCCGCGCAGAGCCAGGTGAACAGCTCCCTGCTCGCCGTCGGGTCGATCACCGCCACCAACGTCTCCACGGGCAACGGCTCCCTGGCCGACATCGTGACGAACATCAACGCCGCCGGCGTCGGGGTCACGGCCTCCGCCGTCCAGACGGGCACCAACCAGTACCTCCTGCAACTGTCCTCGTCCACGACCGGGACGGCGTCGGCATTGTCCTTGGACACGAACGCCTTCGCATCGTCATCGCTCGGCACCCTGAGCGTGGCGTCGGCGGGGAAGAACGCCGAGATCCTCGTGGGCGGTACCGGCGGCTACGCGTTCCAGTCCCAGACCAACACCGTGACCGGCCTGCTTCCCGGCCTCACGGTGAATCTCCTCACCGCGTCGGCGTCTCCGGTGACCGTGACGGTCGCCCCGGACGCCTCGGCGGCATCGACGGCCGTGCAGAACCTCGTCAGCGACGCCAACACCGTGCTGTCCGACATCCAGACGAACGCCGGCTACAACGCCCAGACCAAGACCGCGGGCCCCTTGATGGGGTCGGCGGTGCTCGAGAGCGTGACCAACGAGATCCAGTCGATCTTCGCCTCCATCAGCGGGTCATCCTCCTTCGGCAATGCCAAGAACATCGGCGTCACCCTGAACAACGGGCAGGTCCAGTTCGACCAGTCGGCCTTCGCGAACGCCTATGCCGCCAATCCCGCACAGGTCGCAGCCGTCTTCACCCAGGACGGCACGTTCACCCCGGCGTCGCCGACCTACACCGGAGAGGTCTCGCTCTCGTTCGCCGGTGACGGCACCCGGCCGGGTGCCTACGACGTCCAGATCAGCCAATCGGCGGCCCAGGCCACCGCCACCGGTGCCGTACTGGCGTCGGGGTCCGTGTCGTCCGCCGAGCAGCTCACGGTGTCGATGGGCACCAGCTCGGCGCAGTACAGCACCACGGCCGGCGAGTCTCTCGTCGCCGTCGCCGCCGGGCTGAACTCCGCCTTCGCCTCGGCGGGGATCTCACTGTCCGCCCAGGTCGTCAACGGCGGCCAGCAGCTCCAGCTGACCTCGGACGACTACGGCAGCCAGGCCGCCTTCAGCGTGTCGTCGACCGGTTCCGGGTCGGGGACGAC from Acidimicrobiales bacterium encodes the following:
- the flgN gene encoding flagellar export chaperone FlgN, with protein sequence MNALVVCLFEESEALEHLAFRLEQEQLVLLAGKPRLLARNNAEFEEAVKGLDVISRRREQLVAAVAAEMRLTPTPTLGALAEAAQDEDERRVLEERRQVMRALVDRINDLCARNREILARNLAATSDALALLGDGPSYTAMATTSVVAPRPRMLDATA
- a CDS encoding flagellar basal body-associated FliL family protein, coding for MAADQGTRATLPADAENAADKGADKGADKDGKDGKPKKSKKKLIIILVVLLVVGFEAKSMLLKPHYKPGQAVPAGTILPLDQLTVNMSDGHLVQASISLQLTTLAAKTTSTDVPRFDDAAITVLGAQTYDQLLAPGGRTSVKAQILKLCQGIAPEVDGAAEQVSAVYFTSFVVQ
- a CDS encoding flagellar motor protein MotB, translating into MRRRLAAEAEAEEVENSERWLLTYADMITLLLALFIVLFAVSTINSKKFEALALGFKQSFSPNPGVLPSSNGVEQYDSLTPTAGPRQVQQHPSITTPAKQPTAAAKASLSASQESQLQSIGQQVQKASNAKGLQGVLTTSLSTRGLVVQVLTDKVFFASDSGNLEPEGQSVIDAVASVLRSVPNGIEVEGYTDNQPITGGPYSSNEELSAVRAASVATRLSRQDGIDPNRLAATGFGDTHPLMPNDTPADRALNRRIDIVILTAGADQP
- a CDS encoding MotA/TolQ/ExbB proton channel family protein; translated protein: MKLDRMTPIAVGGALAAVFLSMIVDGSSPTLLFKPAPIILVFGGTFAAAAAGFMKTDVKKIKNVIKAALGVPEDDPNDEIGKLVSLAELARRDGLLALDKASEGVEDPFFRRGLEMTADGVDPEEIQEILEGEIIALKERHRMGAKFFGDMGGFSPTLGIIGTVIGLIHVLANLSNPNVIGPAIGSAFTATLWGVLAANLLWLPVSNKLKRASEIEVHHKRMVLEGLLAIQAGSSPRLIQARLQSFLAAEERSSSPRSSREAA
- a CDS encoding flagellar FlbD family protein codes for the protein MIYLARFHGGERIAINPDLIERIEETPDTVITLTSGAKHVVGESMDEVIERFRAFRASTLALAVRMAEPSEVACVTHLRVLRGGADSRTGAKDTCDQGTHEPRGAER
- a CDS encoding flagellin, with protein sequence MSSLVVNTNESAINAYNNLNQTDQAMTKAISELSSGLQIQTAADNPAGYVVAEGLQSQSNGFSQAISNAQAGVSLIQTASGALNQITSILQTMNQLALSSANGATNDTGSLNANEQEFAALQNQIDQIATTTSYGTKALLDGTFSNQSLQVGAFNNSNQELTLTIGAATTGALGVSASVVSVGSQASAQAAITAVQSAISTVASVEANVGATQNQLSVVVANLTVGQQNLQAAYSGLVDVNFAQETTQFTTDQILMQSGVAMLSQAQQTSGMVLKLLG
- the fliD gene encoding flagellar filament capping protein FliD; this translates as MTVVPTSSSVPPVVSFGLVSGLNTQQIIQAELQPFQQPEQDLQGQQTTLNTNVAEYQQINSDLMALQTQARNLSTAAGWNARQATSSDTGIATATATPGTPTGSLQFVVQQLASASSVVSTGTVASTTQIVDTQPSLLVAQGGGLGFASLVAGAGLTLGSHTVDVTQSSQAASATGTVSLGSQSAGIAVTTGSNDTLAVTVDGTAYNLTIAPNPTGGYSGSGLLGALQSAITAAGASGVLQAGYDSSGHLILSTVDQGSSQSLQVTGGTALATLGLSAMGSAAVGVDGVVSVDGTANVLSTVTPGGAVTLNGANGAQVTGTIVAGSAQSQVNSSLLAVGSITATNVSTGNGSLADIVTNINAAGVGVTASAVQTGTNQYLLQLSSSTTGTASALSLDTNAFASSSLGTLSVASAGKNAEILVGGTGGYAFQSQTNTVTGLLPGLTVNLLTASASPVTVTVAPDASAASTAVQNLVSDANTVLSDIQTNAGYNAQTKTAGPLMGSAVLESVTNEIQSIFASISGSSSFGNAKNIGVTLNNGQVQFDQSAFANAYAANPAQVAAVFTQDGTFTPASPTYTGEVSLSFAGDGTRPGAYDVQISQSAAQATATGAVLASGSVSSAEQLTVSMGTSSAQYSTTAGESLVAVAAGLNSAFASAGISLSAQVVNGGQQLQLTSDDYGSQAAFSVSSTGSGSGTTGLAGSFAGVDVAGTINGVTATGRGQFLTAPSSDPTLAGLSVQVTASNVSTLTDLGSINYQPGIAQALSSLGSAMSDPTQGAITQTVKNLQNQSSGLNSQIAFYAAIVNQQQHMLLNKYATLEQTLGTLKNQSSALAAELSQISANGLA